The following proteins are co-located in the Candida dubliniensis CD36 chromosome 3, complete sequence genome:
- a CDS encoding conserved hypothetical protein (spliced gene) gives MTPFIPLSVKVALGLGTLVGATIAVINNKEAIYETAEAFFSRGAEYCREKLEEAKIANETNFADHYQDEELKDVSAARSTGSNLRDESDYEDISTPETSDFSEIDTDFQDDDDISDGKEQSDDFDTASLD, from the exons ATGACCCCATTCA TACCGTTATCAGTTAAGGTTGCTCTAGGATTAGGCACTCTTGTAGGTGCTACAATAGCTGTGATAAATAACAAAGAGGCTATATATGAAACTGCTGAGGCTTTTTTCTCAAGGGGAGCTGAATATTGTAGAGAAAAGTTAGAAGAAGCAAAGATTGCAAACGAAACGAATTTTGCAGACCATTATCAggatgaagaattaaagGATGTCAGCGCTGCTAGATCAACAGGTTCAAATTTGAGAGATGAAAGTGACTATGAAGATATCAGTACCCCCGAAACATCCGACTTTTCAGAAATAGATACAGATTTCCAGGACGACGATGATATCAGTGATGGAAAAGAACAGTctgatgattttgatacTGCTAGTTTAGATTAG